Proteins from one Ketobacter alkanivorans genomic window:
- a CDS encoding retropepsin-like aspartic protease family protein → MKIRTYIAAFFLLGGLGAQVQAAPQVKVEGLFKGAAVLDINGQQVMLKKGRSHESGVTLIDASARSAVLEIAGQRHELGLHMAIGGSYQQADLTQVVIRKNDYNQYKVNGSINGASVGFLVDTGATTVAMNEIQARSLGLQYKLNGTESRVVTASGVATSWVITLNSVKVGEISVPNVKAVVIEGGYPQDVLLGMSYLEYVKIQEHNSVLMLEKKF, encoded by the coding sequence ATGAAAATAAGGACATATATAGCAGCGTTTTTTTTGCTGGGGGGGCTGGGAGCTCAGGTTCAGGCAGCGCCGCAAGTCAAAGTGGAAGGACTGTTTAAAGGGGCGGCGGTGCTGGACATTAATGGCCAGCAGGTGATGTTGAAAAAAGGCCGCAGCCATGAAAGTGGCGTTACGTTGATTGATGCGAGTGCCAGGAGCGCAGTGTTAGAGATTGCGGGTCAGCGTCACGAATTGGGCCTGCATATGGCAATCGGTGGCAGTTACCAGCAGGCTGATCTGACACAGGTGGTCATTCGTAAAAATGATTACAACCAATATAAAGTCAATGGCAGCATAAACGGGGCCTCGGTTGGCTTTCTTGTGGATACCGGAGCCACCACGGTGGCCATGAATGAGATCCAGGCCCGCAGCCTTGGCTTGCAGTATAAATTGAACGGAACGGAATCTCGGGTGGTTACTGCCAGTGGCGTGGCCACCAGTTGGGTTATTACGCTGAACAGCGTCAAGGTAGGCGAGATCAGCGTTCCAAACGTCAAGGCAGTTGTTATTGAGGGGGGCTATCCTCAGGATGTGCTACTTGGAATGTCCTATTTAGAGTACGTAAAGATCCAAGAGCACAACAGTGTTTTGATGTTAGAGAAGAAATTCTGA